TGATTGCGGAGGTTGACAAGAGCCGTATTGACACTCGTGAGGAACAGGGCTGGCTCTCCAAATGGTCCGGCGATATAGACCAGATCTTTGAGTGGGTTGACGAGCATCGCAAGAGTGGCGAGCCCGTATCTATTGGGTACTATGGTAACGTTGTGGACCTATGGCAATACGTTGTCGATCACAATATCTCTATTGAGCTTGCCTCTGATCAGACCTCTTGTCATGCGGTCTATGAGGGTGGATATACTCCTCAGGGTGTGACCTTTGATGAGGGGCGCAAGCTACTCAAGACCGATATTGATGAGTTCAAGCGTCTGGTGGACAAGTCACTTCGCAAACAATTTGAACTGATTCGCACCATGACCCAGCGTGGCACGTTCTTCTGGGACTACGGCAACTCGTTCATGAAGGCGGTCTTTGATGCGGGAGTAAAGGAGATCGCAAAGAACGGTCATGATACTATGGACGGATTCATCTTCCCCTCGTATGTTGAAGACATCATGGGGCCCATCTGTTTTGATTATGGTTATGGACCCTTCCGGTGGGTCTGTCTGAGCGGAAACCATGACGATCTGGTGGCAACAGACCATGCCGCTATGTCTTGTATCGACCCTGACCGTCGTGCCCAAGATCGTGATAACTACATCTGGATTCGGGATGCTGAGAAGAACCGACTTGTTGTCGGGTCACAGGCCCGGATTCTCTACGCCGATGCAGCAGGTCGCGTGAAGATCGCTCTCAAGTTCAACGAGCTGGTCCGTGAAGGCAAGGTGGGTCCGATAATGCTGGGCCGAGACCATCACGATACAGGTGGTACAGATAGCCCATTCAGGGAGACCGCAAACATTCGAGACGGCAGCAACATCACTAGTGACATGGCTCATCAGGTCTGGGCTGGAAACGCGGCCCGCGGAATGACCATGGCAGTCCTCTCAAATGGTGGCGGTGTCGGAACTGGAAAGGCCATCAATGGTGGATTCGGACTTGTTCTTGATGGTAGCGAGCGCGTTGATCGCATCATCCGCTCCTCTATCGACTGGGATGTGATGGGCGGCGTTGCTCGTCGGGCATGGGCAAGGAATGAGCATGCCATTGAGACCTCGATTGGATGGAATGAGGCAATGGCTGGACTTGGCCATATCACATTACCCTTCATTCCTGAAGAGGGTCTTGTGGAGAATCTCGTTGAAGAGGTCTTCCGCGAGAGGAAGATCAAGTAGATTTTTTTCGCATGGCGAGTACTCTACTCGCTATGTCTCACCTTTTTTTTCAGTTCTCTGTTTGCACAGATGTGTGCCTGTTGAAGTGGAATGACCTGTCCCTGTCTACTGCACTTTTCCACTATGCGAACTGCGGTCTCAAGAGATATTCTATGTCCTATTGAGACGTACACAGGTCTTTTCCGGCCTACCAACCAGATCGCCATTCCTGCTGGTCGGCCGTCTACCTCTATGACCGCTCTGTCGTCTAGTCGTTCTCTGATCTTACCTAAGAGGAGCTTCTTGGCCACGCCGATCGTCTGTATGTCGAGCTCAACTCCCACATATGAGGCAAGGCCGAACCATCTGGGATGGAGAATCCCGTTTGCGTCGATCAGGACTGGACCAGTCCCCTCCATATGCCTGAGCATATCCCCAAGAATAGGTCCCTCTCTCAGCTGGAAGAGTCCCGGGATGTACGGGGTCTCAACGACGTACTCTCCCGTCCTCACAGAGATGATCTCCGAGCTTGATAGGTCGTACGTGACCGCACATGCTGAAGCGCGGTCTTCGCTATAGGCCACGTCAATTCCTGTGACGATATCCCCTGTGAATTCTGGCATATCCGTATAGATCACTTGGCCAGCGCGTTGTACTTGTTCGCTCTTGAGCGCTTCAATAAAGTCCTCGTCAATGTTAGCTCTCATCGATTCTACATGGTATTCTAGTGACTTAGATGTATTGCAGAGAGAAGACAAGTCTTAAGTCACAGCTTGCAGCGCGGTGAATTGGCTATGATAATTGTCTGGCTCCCAAGGGGCCAGTGAAGGTGCGTACTATGACCGTGGAGATCGATGGTGAGACCCTAAGTATTGATGAAGTCGTGCGTGTGGCCCGACATGGTGAAGATGTGACCTTGACAGAGGACGCTCGGGCGAAGATTCGTACGAGTCGCAAGGTGATCGAGGATGTGCTTCGTGAAGGTCGTACTGTATACGGTGTGAACACCGGGTTTGGTGACTTGGCAAATGTATCTATTGCCGAGAACGATGTTGCCGCCTTACAGGTGAACCTCATTCGCAGTCATAGTGTTGGTGTTGGTGAACCCTTCCCGCAAGAGGTGGTGCGCGGCATGATGTTGCTACGTGCTAATGCTCTATCGAAGGGCTATTCCGGTGCGCGACTTGAGACCGTGGAGACATTGGTTCAGATGTTGAATCGTGGGGTTGTTCCTATTGTACCACAGCAGGGTTCTGTTGGTTCTAGTGGTGACCTTGCCCCTCTTGCCCACATGGTTCTTGTGATGATTGGAGAGGGCGAGGCTACCTTTGAGGGCGAGCGGCTTGCAGGTGCTGAGGCAATGAAGCGTGCGGGGATACCCACCATTGATCTTCAGGCTAAAGAGGGTGTTGCACTGATCAATGGGACCCAACCAATGAGTGCAGTGGGAGTTCTTGCTGTTCATGATGCTCTTCAGCTCTTCAAGGATGCTACTATCGCCGGTGCCATGAGCCTCGAGGCTCTTCGAGGTACTCGCGCCGCATATGACCCTCGAATTCACAAGATTCGCCCCCACGAGGGGCAGGTAGATGCAGCACAGGCACTGCTCAAGGTCCTTCAAGATAGTGAGATCAACAAGTCACACGCCAATTGTGGTAAGGTTCAGGATGCCTATTCCCTTCGTTGTTTCCCACAGGTCATAGGCGCATCTATAGACGCGATTCGATACGTCCAGAGTGTGATGGAGACCGAGATCAACTCCGCAACGGACAATCCTCTCGTCTTTCCTGAGGGTGATGTTGTATCTGGTGGCAACTTTCATGGGCAACCTGTTGCACTTGCCATGGACTTCTTGGGGATCGCCCTGTCCGAGATCGGAAATATCGCAGAGCGTCGAATCAACCGACTTGTTGATCCCAAGCTAAGTGAGCTTCCTGCGTTTCTGACCACCAATAGTGGACTTCAGTCCGGAATGATGATTGCTCAATATACGGCTGCCGCTTTAGTGTCTGAGAATAAGGTGCTTGCGCACCCTGCCAGTGTAGACTCGATTCCGACCAGTGCCGAGCAAGAAGATCATGTGAGCATGGGTACGATCGCTGCGCGAAAGGCGCGCCAGATCCTTGAGAACGTCTCCAATGTTATAGCTCTCGAATATCTATGCGCGGCCCAAGGACTTGATCTATTGGCACCATTGAGTCCCTCCGCTCCTCTTGCTGAGGCGCACAAGGTCATTCGAAGTAAGGTGGCGCCCCTGACCGATGATCGGCCACTCTATCTCGATGTTGCTAAGATACGAGGTCTCATGACCGAAGGCGCTATGGTCTCAGCAGTAGAGTCGCTGACCGGGCCACTCTATGAGCCCTGATTTCACTACGGTCCGAATTTGGTGTGTACCAGCTCACCGTTGACAATGACCGTGTGTACCAGATTCGTGGCAAACCTGTAGGCAAGGTATTCAGGATTTGGCGCATCAAGAATGAGGATGTCCGCTCTCTTCCCCACCTCAATACTGCCAAGGTCTTTTGCCCGACCGAGCGCATGAGCCGCATTTATGGTGGCTGCTGAGATCGCCTCTCGTGGGAACATCTTCATCTTGTAACAGGCAAGTGCGATGGTGAAGAACATCGACTCATTTGCGCAGTTCGGATTGAAGTCAGTTGCCAATGCTACTGGCAGCCCCATGTTGATCATGTCCCGCGCTCTTGCATACTTGGTATCTAGACTGAACGCTGTTGCCGGAAGAAGAGTGGCAATGGTTCTAGCCTTGGCCATCGCTTCCAAGTCGTCATCTGAGGCCATGAGGAGATGGTCCGCTGAGACCGCTCCGAGCTCTGCTGCCAGTCCCGCTCCTCCAAGCTGAACGATCTCATCTGCATGAATCTTTAATTTCATTCCTGCCTTCTTTGCCGCAGTAAGGATGCGTCGTGACTGTTCAATGTCAAAGACTCCCTTCTCACAGAAGACATCACAAAATTCCGCGAGGTTCTCCTTGGCCACTGCGGGTATCATCTCGTTCACTACAAGGTCCACATAGTCGTCCGTTCGCCCCTTGTATTCTGGAGGGACTGCATGAGCTCCCAGAAATGTTGTCGGGATCTCCATCGGTAGCATCTCACGGAGGCGTGAAGCGGCACGGAGCATCTTGAGTTCGTTCTCAGTATTGAGGCCGTATCCGCTCTTGACTTCTACCGTTGTGGTCCCCTGATTCAGCATGCTTGACGCAAAGGAGAATGCCTGTCTTGCCAAGTTCTCCTCAGTGGCAGCCCGTGTGGCCCGGAGCGTATTGAGAATTCCGCCTCCTGCCTCGAGGATCTCTAGGTAGGACTTGCCTGCAAGTTTCATTGCAAAGTCGTTCTCCCGTGAGCCCCCAAAGACGAGGTGCGTATGGCTATCGACAAAACCCGGCATTGCAAACATGTCTCTGAACTCGAGTGAGGGAAGATGCGGTTCTTCGGGAACCTGTGCAAGGACTTCCTCTGTGGTCCCAACAGCGATTATTCTCCCAGCGCTTATCGCAATGGCTGCGTCCTTCACTATAGAGAGTTCTTTCAGGCTCTCCCCAGTCTTAGGCCGATCAGTATTTCCTGCAAGTGTAGCTAGTTGTCCGATATGTGTGAGCAAAAGATCCGGCTTCATGATTCCCACGAGATATTGTCAGTGCTCTCCTGTTGATTTAGGTTGCGCTGTTTGCGGACCTGACACTATACTTAATATAGAGCATCTTAGCCGCTCCAGTCAGAGCGAGTTGGCCCACATGGAATATCTCATCCTTGGTTGGCAAGACATCTATAATCTGACACTTCAATTGTCGGAACGCATTGTCGAGAGTGAATACGAACCGAATGTGATCGTTGGGATCGCGCGTGGCGGTTGGATTCCTGCGCGTATCCTCTCTGATGTCCTATACACACAGACAATGTGGAATGTCCGGATTGAATATTATACCGATGTTGGTGTGCGTGGCAGGCAGCCACGGGTGACACAGCCTCTCTCAGTATCTCTTGAGGGGAAGAACATACTGCTTGTTGATGAGGTGGCTGATACTGGAGAGAGTCTCTTTCATGCCATCAAGCACGTCGAAGAACTTGGTGTATCTAATGTACGCACTGCCGTTCTCCACCTAAAGCCCTCTTCAATGATCAAGCCTGACTATTACATGCAGGAAGTCACCTCTTGGATTGTCTATCCCTGGGAGATCCGCGAGTCCATAATTGCGATCGTCCGGGAATTTCGGCGAGAAGACCCCGATCTCTCTCTAAAACAGATACGTAACAGGCTCGTCTTCAAGGTTGGTTTTGATCCCACTGTTGCCGACTACTTCATTAAGCGCCTATAGCCTGTATATGTGGTGAACACAGTGTTACTCGAAGAGTTTACCCGTGCTGGTGACCTGTTCCATGTCGGTATCACTGAGATTCAGAATCAATCATCCCTTGAGGCCCCAAAACTTGTGACCGTCGCGCATGATGCGTCTACTGATCTTCTTGCTGTACAGTTTCTCTCGGCGGAGAACATTGCGGGGCCCATTCATCTTCTCTCTGCTGTTCAAAATGCACTAAACGCATGGACCGGAGGCTATGCTATTAGCAAATCACTTGATGTAGAGATCATCCTCTATTCTTCGGCTCAAAATCAGATTGGGCGCGCCTTTGAGAGAATGGGGCTTCATGGCACTCCTGAGACCGTGGCAACAGTCCTTGTTGGTGATACTGTTGAAGCAGTTGAACAGGTTCTTGCAAAACTCGTGCAACGTATCGGCCCTGAGGTACACACCCCATTCAAGGCTGAGGATGCGCGCATTCAGCGTGTGATGGCTCTGTTCGAT
This Candidatus Thorarchaeota archaeon DNA region includes the following protein-coding sequences:
- a CDS encoding urocanate hydratase, giving the protein MKFDVSKAMTIKLSDKLPPDPVFDPQYRRAPSRGFDLSESDTVLAVKNALRYVPEKLHERLAPEFLEELMTRGRIYAYRYRPPGAIRAKPVDEYKGILEARAIQVMIDNNLDFDIALYPYELVTYGESGQVCQNWLQYQLIKKYLEIMTEEQTLAVMSGHPLGLFPSRRDAPRAILTNGLMVGMFDTPEDFHRAQALGCASYAQMTAGGWMYIGPQGIVHGTYITLLNAGRLYLGIPADKDLAGRVYLTSGLGGMSGAQAKAVEIAGGIGVIAEVDKSRIDTREEQGWLSKWSGDIDQIFEWVDEHRKSGEPVSIGYYGNVVDLWQYVVDHNISIELASDQTSCHAVYEGGYTPQGVTFDEGRKLLKTDIDEFKRLVDKSLRKQFELIRTMTQRGTFFWDYGNSFMKAVFDAGVKEIAKNGHDTMDGFIFPSYVEDIMGPICFDYGYGPFRWVCLSGNHDDLVATDHAAMSCIDPDRRAQDRDNYIWIRDAEKNRLVVGSQARILYADAAGRVKIALKFNELVREGKVGPIMLGRDHHDTGGTDSPFRETANIRDGSNITSDMAHQVWAGNAARGMTMAVLSNGGGVGTGKAINGGFGLVLDGSERVDRIIRSSIDWDVMGGVARRAWARNEHAIETSIGWNEAMAGLGHITLPFIPEEGLVENLVEEVFRERKIK
- a CDS encoding endonuclease V, with the protein product MRANIDEDFIEALKSEQVQRAGQVIYTDMPEFTGDIVTGIDVAYSEDRASACAVTYDLSSSEIISVRTGEYVVETPYIPGLFQLREGPILGDMLRHMEGTGPVLIDANGILHPRWFGLASYVGVELDIQTIGVAKKLLLGKIRERLDDRAVIEVDGRPAGMAIWLVGRKRPVYVSIGHRISLETAVRIVEKCSRQGQVIPLQQAHICANRELKKKVRHSE
- the hutH gene encoding histidine ammonia-lyase is translated as MTVEIDGETLSIDEVVRVARHGEDVTLTEDARAKIRTSRKVIEDVLREGRTVYGVNTGFGDLANVSIAENDVAALQVNLIRSHSVGVGEPFPQEVVRGMMLLRANALSKGYSGARLETVETLVQMLNRGVVPIVPQQGSVGSSGDLAPLAHMVLVMIGEGEATFEGERLAGAEAMKRAGIPTIDLQAKEGVALINGTQPMSAVGVLAVHDALQLFKDATIAGAMSLEALRGTRAAYDPRIHKIRPHEGQVDAAQALLKVLQDSEINKSHANCGKVQDAYSLRCFPQVIGASIDAIRYVQSVMETEINSATDNPLVFPEGDVVSGGNFHGQPVALAMDFLGIALSEIGNIAERRINRLVDPKLSELPAFLTTNSGLQSGMMIAQYTAAALVSENKVLAHPASVDSIPTSAEQEDHVSMGTIAARKARQILENVSNVIALEYLCAAQGLDLLAPLSPSAPLAEAHKVIRSKVAPLTDDRPLYLDVAKIRGLMTEGAMVSAVESLTGPLYEP
- the hutI gene encoding imidazolonepropionase codes for the protein MKPDLLLTHIGQLATLAGNTDRPKTGESLKELSIVKDAAIAISAGRIIAVGTTEEVLAQVPEEPHLPSLEFRDMFAMPGFVDSHTHLVFGGSRENDFAMKLAGKSYLEILEAGGGILNTLRATRAATEENLARQAFSFASSMLNQGTTTVEVKSGYGLNTENELKMLRAASRLREMLPMEIPTTFLGAHAVPPEYKGRTDDYVDLVVNEMIPAVAKENLAEFCDVFCEKGVFDIEQSRRILTAAKKAGMKLKIHADEIVQLGGAGLAAELGAVSADHLLMASDDDLEAMAKARTIATLLPATAFSLDTKYARARDMINMGLPVALATDFNPNCANESMFFTIALACYKMKMFPREAISAATINAAHALGRAKDLGSIEVGKRADILILDAPNPEYLAYRFATNLVHTVIVNGELVHTKFGP
- a CDS encoding phosphoribosyltransferase, whose product is MEYLILGWQDIYNLTLQLSERIVESEYEPNVIVGIARGGWIPARILSDVLYTQTMWNVRIEYYTDVGVRGRQPRVTQPLSVSLEGKNILLVDEVADTGESLFHAIKHVEELGVSNVRTAVLHLKPSSMIKPDYYMQEVTSWIVYPWEIRESIIAIVREFRREDPDLSLKQIRNRLVFKVGFDPTVADYFIKRL